The stretch of DNA GACAAGACGTCCTTCAACCTCTCGGCCAGATCTTCCGGAATCACTTTCTGAGACGCAAGTGTATCGAAGATGTCGTGATAGCTCTGCGGTTTGGAGAAACCGTGCGTGGTGATGATGTGAATCCCCAGATTGATGCAGGCACCGATTGATCTCTGGAGCAGGAAACACCCCGCGTTGAAGCTCAACTCGTCCTCGATGAATCTGTCGAGACCCGTCTCAGAAAGTCTAAGCAGAAGTGAGTTGTTCTTGTCGATCTGTCCAAAATAGTAGTCAATTCTGTCTTGCATTCCTCCAGCTCCGCTTGGATCAGCCGTTCCCACTAACTTGCCTCATAAGCTCTTCTGCCATCTGGAAATCAAGGTATTCCATCATCGCCCGGTCCTCGAACCACACTCGCTCTGCCGAAGAAGAAGCGTATATGCCATCCGAGTGCTGTAACACATTGTATTTGAGAGCCGCTGAGGCATCGTTCAACACCATAACATCAAGGTCATGCATCCTCATCACCGACGAAAGAGCAGAAACGATCTGCGACCTGAGCTTCGGATAACGCCCCCGGGGGATGTCCCGACTCGCAACTATCCCGAGCACCGGCCGCCCAACCATATTATCATCATCATGAACTGTATTCAACATATCTTTCGACATGAAATACCCCGCCACAACCTCTGAGGCGCGTCCGAGCACGCTGCTCACAACCTTAACTTTCTCGTCTCCGTCCGCCCTGCGACAACATTCTGATGTTTGCTTAATCAAACTCAAGGAAGTCTTCATCCCTGCGCTTCACGACGACCTCGATGCGCTCCTCAGCCTCAGGCGGCTCTAGCTCTCCACTCTTCACCTCCACGGCGGCCGGCTCGCCCTCCCACCTCTGCTCGAGCAGCTCTTCGCGAACCATGCGCCGCAAAAGCTCACGCGGCACACCGCTCGTCCCACCGATCCCAAGTGTATCGAGCTTCACCCAAAGTCTCAGCAACCGATCGCCAAACATGTATCTCGAGCCCAGCTTTTCAAGCAGAAGCGAACGCAAGAGGCAGCTTAAATAGTCGCATGCCGCCGGCACGCTCCGCCCAATCCGCAACGCAACCTCGGACGCGGTCATCCCCGAATCAAACGACATCACTCTCAAGATGTGCCTCAGCACCGTATCGCCGCGAACACTCGAGATCGCATCTCTCATCCGCGACCTCACGATGAGCGAAAGCGCCGACACCGGGTCGGGCAGCGACTCGGCCATCGCGTCAACGAGCTGCTCCTCATGGAGCGGCACGCGTTTGGCTACCAAAAGGCTGCAAAACGCGATCAAGTGCGAGAGCCGACCGTCGCACAGCGAACAGAGCGCACCAGACGCTTCTTCAGAAGGCACATCGCCAAGGATGTGTGAGGCGATTGTCGAGACCTCATCTGCTGAGAGCCTCGGCATAACTTTGGTGTCGGTGCTCTCCCGGTGAAGAAAGGCCCCCGCGGTCTCGAACACAGCGGCAGGGCCGAGCCCATATTGAAGGGCGACGAGCTGTATCGTTGGGAATTTTCTAAGCGCCTCGCCCAGTGCCTGGAATGGGTCACCCACCCCCTTGTAGCTCTTTAGCGCTCTCAAAGAGCACACATCTTTGAGCAGAAGGACAGGGCGCCGCCGTTCCTCGGACGACTTCGCGACAAACCCGTCAAGGACTTCGCTCAATTCTGCGCGAAGCCGCGGGCGCGCTTGTCTGGCCCTCTCAGCGGACGGAGGTGTCAGCCACGCTGGCGCCTCATCTGCGCTGGCTTGTTCCCCGCCAAATGCCTCATCAACTGCGTGGGCAATCCCGCTCAATAGCAGAGTGGGCGAGAGCGCCGCCCGGCCAAAATCGACGAACACACCAGCAACT from bacterium encodes:
- a CDS encoding DUF86 domain-containing protein; amino-acid sequence: MQDRIDYYFGQIDKNNSLLLRLSETGLDRFIEDELSFNAGCFLLQRSIGACINLGIHIITTHGFSKPQSYHDIFDTLASQKVIPEDLAERLKDVLSIRNQLVNLDPELDALSIFNTIRHDLANIVAFEKHVLNWLRPPGLERVKHEDHDQNR